In the genome of Aulosira sp. FACHB-615, one region contains:
- a CDS encoding YqaE/Pmp3 family membrane protein: MDLIRLVAAVFLPPLGVFLQVGLGKDFWINILLTFLGYIPGIVHAVWIIAKK; encoded by the coding sequence ATGGACTTAATTAGGCTTGTAGCGGCGGTTTTTCTACCCCCTTTGGGAGTATTTTTACAAGTAGGTTTGGGCAAAGATTTTTGGATTAATATCCTTTTAACGTTTCTAGGGTATATTCCGGGGATTGTACATGCAGTTTGGATAATCGCCAAGAAATAA
- a CDS encoding STAS/SEC14 domain-containing protein — MSVVKVEVQLSSEELLKAVEQLNLSELEQFVAQVIVLQAQRKATKLPQAEAELLLKINQGIPVNLHRDYQELIAKRDDEILSEDEYQKLLQLTEEIEKIQAQRLENLAELASLRGISLNTLMENLDIHATNHVCLKIE; from the coding sequence ATGTCAGTCGTGAAAGTTGAAGTACAATTATCTTCCGAAGAGTTGCTCAAAGCAGTTGAGCAATTAAACTTGTCTGAGTTAGAACAATTTGTAGCGCAAGTGATTGTTTTACAGGCACAACGTAAAGCTACTAAACTGCCACAAGCAGAAGCGGAATTATTACTCAAAATTAATCAAGGCATTCCTGTAAACCTTCACAGAGATTACCAAGAATTGATTGCTAAACGAGATGATGAAATTCTCTCTGAAGATGAGTATCAAAAATTATTGCAATTAACTGAGGAAATCGAAAAAATACAAGCACAGCGTCTAGAAAATTTAGCAGAATTAGCAAGTTTGCGTGGCATTTCTCTAAATACTTTAATGGAAAATTTAGATATTCACGCAACAAACCATGTATGTCTGAAAATAGAGTGA
- a CDS encoding type II toxin-antitoxin system HicB family antitoxin: MLTNYIQAALHQATYELLEDGTFYAEIPGLQGLYANATTLETCRDELKEALEEWIVLGLQLGHSLPVIDGISLSINKDVA, from the coding sequence ATGTTAACCAACTATATTCAAGCAGCTTTGCACCAGGCTACTTATGAACTTTTAGAAGATGGCACTTTTTATGCAGAAATCCCAGGACTGCAAGGATTGTATGCCAATGCTACCACACTTGAAACTTGCCGAGACGAGTTAAAAGAAGCTTTAGAAGAGTGGATTGTCTTAGGTTTACAGTTAGGGCATAGTTTACCCGTGATAGATGGAATTTCTCTTTCTATTAATAAGGATGTCGCTTAA
- a CDS encoding PIN domain-containing protein — protein sequence MKVLLDTNVIIDDALEREPFLAASEQVLVMVEDGLIEGYISASIFSDLYYIIRRPRGREWAANYLKQLVTFCHIATVDSNTINMALNVNFKDFEDAIQ from the coding sequence GTGAAAGTTCTGTTAGATACTAATGTCATTATTGATGATGCTCTGGAACGTGAACCTTTCCTAGCCGCAAGCGAGCAAGTTTTGGTAATGGTTGAGGATGGATTAATTGAAGGTTATATTTCAGCCTCGATTTTTAGTGATTTATATTATATTATTCGTCGTCCAAGGGGTAGAGAGTGGGCTGCTAATTATTTAAAACAGTTAGTCACATTCTGCCATATTGCTACCGTAGACAGTAACACAATTAACATGGCATTAAATGTTAATTTCAAAGATTTTGAAGACGCGATTCAATAA
- a CDS encoding tetratricopeptide repeat protein, with product MAQNWLRITHQDDKIQLSWQREQSAPRSAPPVTFEHPFDEQTLTELRWYLEEYLDFPYGIFPEQAQKIEQKFQAWGQQLFELVFPRTTKAWDFFQEATREGLDKCEINISSDNPKVLNLPWELLYTPDYQFLAPSLRGMYRSLNGYAVRYIPQELPQDKLNILLVVSRPYGEKDVALKTIARPLLEALKPIQKYVNLKVLRPPSFEAFEQELNAQKGFYHIVHFDGHGDFDENSTGFQHSYGSKGQGVLVFENIDGSPQIITAAQIAQSLNDCRVPIFVLNACKSAQEGDGSFSSVATRLVSLGTKGVVAMAYNVQAEAAKHFIGRFYQQLVTGTDVSNAVAAARRQVINQRLRPSPKGDLPLADWMVPVLYQQETYTPFTKVNHQTEDFTDIDDFLAEPISNLFGFPEQGRYGFIGRDYEILRLERAFRQNNIVLLQGMGGVGKTELTTGFAQWLDETQGRMQVFFTSFESGASLIRVINEVGRVVWGDKFSQYEAAQQQRAVLKYLQSQPCLLIWDNFEPVNGFPTGNEPLLSAEERNNLKQFLKELQGGKSWLLITSRRAEPWLDCGYSLINLQGLSQVDAQEFAAKILQTVGVERKNLPAEYLELLKLLGGHPLSLRVVLPHLKTQTPTQLIEALRLGLDTFKGTEEEGRDKSLMVSLDYSFAKLSEKARRHLPFLALFSERVYIGTLSHFFKDLGLENFPNFRQAYKNIFGEILEIEDWLTILNETAEAGIVENIGDGIYEIHPALPWYLRQKISQYRNVEAVYELETKLMLFYVILAAAHDIQDRGNADRATTVILFEEPNLLHYLSFAQTKKNWSAAAKILRALGQVYDILGLTAEYRYFRRNALTQIGTTLQQIKANDKSAFGFWTYLKSADALEYLRQGEIEKARVIHQEILDGYTALEDSSVINEIAIAYANLGTIARESNDFDAAYTYYQNSLKIYKDANDSYQEAAVYYELGVTARQQGNFSTATHYYQKAFKIYEDAGDLHRLIGLYQELGVVARYKGDYKEAIFNYEQGLYICEQLKHDYFAAGIYHELGEVAKMQGNLDFAKQLYYQALQIYEDKEDWSNASDEYQGLGELAKLNNNFNEAIAYFEKALDIRIELQFCNKISQTLMEYGKTLEQQNNYADALKFYIQVLHNDIQHKHNKEWIYEDIQCLARMLKQLSESQFQAIWREVTGEEFAGAVREAIWQARDRL from the coding sequence ATGGCGCAGAATTGGTTGCGGATTACTCATCAAGATGACAAAATCCAACTTTCTTGGCAACGAGAACAATCTGCGCCACGTTCAGCACCTCCAGTCACCTTTGAGCATCCATTTGATGAACAGACGTTAACCGAATTACGTTGGTATTTAGAAGAGTATTTAGATTTTCCTTACGGTATTTTCCCTGAGCAAGCCCAGAAAATCGAGCAAAAGTTTCAAGCGTGGGGACAGCAGTTATTTGAGTTAGTGTTTCCCCGCACCACCAAAGCTTGGGATTTTTTTCAAGAAGCTACAAGGGAAGGACTAGATAAATGCGAAATTAATATTTCTTCTGATAATCCCAAAGTACTAAATTTGCCTTGGGAGTTGCTGTATACCCCTGATTATCAATTTCTGGCACCATCTTTAAGGGGAATGTATCGCAGTCTCAACGGTTATGCAGTGCGATACATTCCCCAAGAATTACCCCAAGACAAGTTAAATATTTTACTAGTAGTTTCCCGTCCTTATGGCGAAAAAGATGTCGCTTTAAAAACTATCGCCCGTCCTCTACTTGAAGCCCTAAAACCAATTCAAAAATATGTCAACCTGAAAGTGCTGCGTCCACCAAGCTTTGAGGCATTTGAGCAAGAACTAAATGCTCAGAAAGGTTTTTACCATATTGTCCATTTTGATGGACATGGTGACTTTGACGAAAACAGCACCGGATTTCAACATTCCTACGGTAGCAAGGGGCAGGGAGTATTGGTATTTGAAAATATCGATGGTTCACCCCAAATTATAACTGCTGCCCAAATTGCCCAAAGTTTAAATGACTGCCGTGTGCCGATTTTTGTGTTGAATGCTTGTAAATCAGCACAGGAAGGAGATGGTAGTTTTTCTTCTGTGGCGACGCGCTTGGTATCTTTGGGGACAAAGGGCGTAGTTGCAATGGCTTATAACGTGCAAGCCGAAGCAGCCAAACATTTCATCGGCAGATTTTATCAGCAACTAGTCACGGGAACCGATGTATCCAATGCTGTAGCAGCAGCACGGCGACAAGTCATAAATCAACGTCTGCGTCCCAGTCCTAAAGGTGATTTACCCTTAGCTGACTGGATGGTTCCGGTGTTGTACCAGCAGGAAACTTACACACCGTTTACAAAAGTCAATCATCAAACAGAAGATTTTACTGATATTGATGACTTTTTGGCAGAACCCATCAGCAATTTATTCGGGTTTCCAGAACAAGGACGCTACGGTTTTATTGGGCGAGACTACGAAATTTTACGGTTAGAGCGAGCATTTCGCCAAAATAATATCGTGCTGTTGCAAGGTATGGGAGGTGTGGGTAAAACTGAACTAACCACAGGGTTTGCCCAATGGTTAGATGAAACTCAAGGACGTATGCAGGTATTTTTTACCTCCTTCGAGTCTGGCGCGTCACTAATTCGGGTAATAAACGAAGTCGGAAGAGTCGTTTGGGGTGATAAGTTTTCCCAGTATGAGGCAGCGCAACAACAACGAGCCGTCTTAAAATATTTGCAATCTCAGCCTTGTTTGTTGATTTGGGATAACTTTGAACCTGTGAATGGTTTTCCAACGGGGAATGAACCTTTACTGAGTGCAGAAGAAAGAAACAATCTCAAACAATTTCTCAAAGAATTACAAGGTGGTAAATCTTGGCTATTAATTACCAGTCGCCGCGCAGAACCTTGGCTTGATTGTGGATATAGTTTAATCAATTTGCAGGGATTATCTCAAGTTGATGCCCAAGAGTTCGCCGCCAAGATTTTGCAAACGGTAGGCGTGGAGAGAAAGAACCTACCAGCAGAGTATTTAGAGTTATTGAAATTACTGGGTGGACATCCCTTATCTTTGCGGGTGGTGTTACCGCATTTAAAGACGCAGACACCGACTCAGTTAATTGAAGCGTTGCGGCTGGGGTTAGATACTTTTAAAGGTACTGAGGAGGAAGGTAGGGATAAGTCGTTAATGGTGTCGTTAGATTATTCTTTTGCCAAGTTGTCAGAGAAGGCGCGGCGACATTTACCGTTTTTGGCGTTGTTTTCAGAACGGGTTTACATTGGTACGCTATCTCATTTTTTCAAAGATTTGGGATTGGAGAATTTCCCAAATTTTAGGCAAGCATATAAAAATATATTTGGAGAAATTTTAGAAATAGAAGACTGGCTGACGATTTTAAATGAGACAGCAGAAGCAGGAATTGTAGAAAATATTGGTGATGGTATTTACGAAATTCATCCCGCTTTACCTTGGTATTTACGCCAGAAAATATCCCAATACAGAAATGTCGAAGCAGTTTACGAACTTGAGACAAAATTAATGCTCTTTTATGTAATTTTAGCGGCTGCTCATGATATACAAGATAGAGGAAATGCTGATAGAGCAACTACAGTTATATTATTTGAAGAACCAAACCTACTGCACTATTTAAGTTTTGCACAAACTAAAAAAAATTGGAGTGCAGCAGCTAAAATTTTAAGAGCTTTAGGTCAAGTTTATGATATTCTTGGTTTGACAGCAGAGTATCGCTACTTCCGACGAAATGCACTTACTCAAATCGGTACAACCTTGCAGCAGATTAAAGCCAATGATAAAAGTGCTTTTGGATTTTGGACATATTTAAAAAGTGCTGATGCTCTAGAATATCTGCGACAAGGAGAGATAGAGAAGGCTAGAGTTATCCATCAAGAAATTTTAGATGGATATACAGCATTAGAAGATTCATCTGTCATTAATGAAATTGCAATTGCTTATGCAAATTTAGGGACTATAGCACGGGAAAGCAATGATTTTGATGCAGCCTATACCTATTATCAAAATTCGCTAAAAATTTATAAAGATGCAAATGATTCTTATCAAGAAGCAGCGGTTTATTATGAATTAGGAGTAACTGCAAGACAACAAGGTAATTTTTCTACTGCAACTCATTATTACCAAAAGGCTTTTAAAATTTATGAAGATGCAGGTGATCTACATAGGTTGATAGGTCTCTATCAAGAATTGGGTGTGGTAGCACGATACAAAGGAGATTACAAAGAAGCGATTTTCAATTATGAACAAGGATTATACATTTGTGAACAATTAAAACATGATTATTTTGCTGCTGGTATTTATCATGAGTTAGGTGAAGTTGCAAAAATGCAAGGAAATCTAGATTTTGCAAAACAACTTTATTACCAAGCTCTTCAAATTTATGAAGATAAAGAAGATTGGTCTAATGCTTCAGATGAGTACCAAGGTTTGGGTGAACTTGCAAAACTAAACAATAATTTTAATGAGGCAATAGCCTATTTTGAAAAAGCTCTTGATATTAGGATAGAGCTTCAATTCTGTAATAAAATATCGCAAACACTTATGGAATATGGTAAAACTTTAGAGCAGCAGAATAATTACGCTGATGCTTTGAAATTCTATATTCAAGTCTTACATAATGATATTCAGCATAAGCATAATAAAGAATGGATTTATGAAGATATTCAATGTTTAGCCCGTATGCTCAAGCAATTAAGCGAAAGTCAGTTTCAAGCTATTTGGCGCGAGGTGACGGGTGAAGAGTTCGCGGGTGCAGTGCGTGAGGCAATTTGGCAGGCGCGAGATAGGCTGTAA
- the clpB gene encoding ATP-dependent chaperone ClpB has protein sequence MQPTNPNQFTEKAWEAIAHTPDIAKQYHQQQIESEHLLKALLEQEGLASSILTKAGANLQKVRDRTDQFLQRQPRVSGTSSSVFLGRSLDTLLDRAENYRKDFKDEYISIEHLLLGYAKDDRFGKSLLQEFGLDEGKLKNIIKQIRGSQKVTDQNPEGKYEALEKYGRDLTEAARKGQLDPVIGRDDEIRRTVQILSRRTKNNPVLIGEPGVGKTAIAEGLAQRIVAGDVPQSLKDRKLIALDMGALIAGAKFRGEFEERLKAVLKEVTESGGNIVLFIDEIHTVVGAGATQGAMDAGNLLKPMLARGELRCIGATTLDEYRKYIEKDAALERRFQQVYVDQPSVEDTISILRGLRERYENHHGVKISDSALVAASTLSSRYISDRFLPDKAIDLVDEAAARLKMEITSKPEELDEIDRKILQLEMEKLSLQKESDAASRERLGRLEKEIADFKEEQRTLSTQWQSEKDIINKIQSVKKDIERVNLEIQQAERDYDLNRAAELKYGQLTDLHRKLELAESELANAQRSGKSLLREEVTESDIAEVISKWTGIPISKLVESEKEKLLHLEDELHHRVVGQAEAVTAVADAIQRSRAGLADPNRPIASFVFLGPTGVGKTELAKALAAYMFDTEDALVRIDMSEYMEKHAVSRLIGAPPGYVGYEEGGQLTEAIRRRPYAVILFDEIEKAHPDVFNIFLQILDDGRVTDAQGHTVDFKNTIIIMTSNIGSQFILDIAGDNSRYDEMRHRVMEAMRNSFRPEFLNRIDELIIFHSLDKKELRHIVQLQVGRLRDRLSDRKISLKLSDHALDFLAEVGYDPVFGARPLKRAIQRELETQIAKALLRSEFHDGDTIFVDVQNERLAFSRLPVEVFSS, from the coding sequence ATGCAACCTACTAACCCTAACCAATTTACCGAAAAAGCCTGGGAAGCGATCGCCCACACGCCAGATATTGCTAAACAATATCACCAACAACAAATCGAAAGCGAACACCTGCTCAAAGCACTGCTAGAACAAGAAGGTTTAGCCAGCAGTATTTTAACCAAAGCGGGTGCGAATTTGCAAAAAGTCCGCGATCGCACCGATCAATTTCTCCAGCGTCAGCCAAGGGTGTCTGGTACAAGTAGTTCTGTGTTCTTGGGACGCAGTTTAGACACCTTGTTAGACCGGGCGGAGAACTATCGCAAAGATTTTAAAGACGAATATATTTCTATTGAACACTTATTGCTGGGTTATGCCAAAGATGACCGCTTTGGCAAAAGTCTACTCCAAGAATTCGGGTTAGACGAAGGCAAGCTGAAAAATATTATTAAACAAATTCGTGGGAGCCAGAAAGTGACCGACCAAAATCCAGAAGGTAAATACGAAGCACTGGAAAAATATGGACGTGACCTCACCGAAGCCGCCCGCAAAGGTCAACTTGATCCGGTGATTGGTCGGGATGACGAGATTCGCCGGACTGTGCAGATTCTCTCCCGCCGTACCAAAAATAACCCGGTGTTGATTGGGGAACCTGGGGTTGGTAAAACTGCGATCGCGGAAGGACTCGCCCAACGCATTGTAGCTGGTGATGTTCCCCAATCCCTCAAAGACCGCAAACTCATCGCTTTAGATATGGGTGCTTTGATTGCGGGGGCGAAATTCCGGGGCGAATTTGAAGAACGCCTGAAAGCAGTTTTAAAAGAAGTTACCGAATCTGGCGGAAATATAGTTCTATTTATTGATGAAATTCATACTGTTGTCGGCGCGGGTGCAACCCAAGGGGCGATGGATGCGGGTAACTTGTTAAAACCGATGTTGGCGCGGGGCGAATTGCGTTGTATTGGGGCGACAACTTTAGATGAGTATCGCAAATATATCGAAAAAGATGCCGCTTTAGAAAGACGCTTCCAACAAGTTTATGTTGATCAGCCCAGCGTTGAAGATACGATTTCGATTTTGCGCGGCTTGCGGGAACGCTATGAAAACCACCACGGGGTGAAGATTTCTGATAGTGCTTTAGTTGCTGCGTCTACATTATCGAGTCGGTATATTAGCGATCGCTTTTTACCAGATAAAGCCATTGACTTAGTAGACGAAGCCGCCGCCCGGTTGAAAATGGAAATTACTTCCAAACCGGAAGAACTCGACGAAATCGATCGCAAAATTCTTCAATTAGAAATGGAGAAACTATCTCTGCAAAAAGAAAGCGATGCGGCTTCTCGTGAACGGTTGGGAAGACTCGAAAAAGAAATTGCTGATTTCAAAGAAGAACAAAGAACCCTCAGCACTCAATGGCAGTCTGAAAAAGATATTATCAACAAAATTCAGTCTGTTAAAAAAGACATTGAACGGGTAAACTTAGAAATTCAGCAAGCGGAAAGAGACTACGACCTCAACCGCGCGGCAGAATTAAAATATGGGCAATTAACTGATTTACACCGCAAACTTGAACTAGCCGAAAGTGAACTAGCCAACGCTCAAAGAAGTGGTAAATCTTTACTGCGGGAAGAAGTTACCGAATCTGATATTGCGGAAGTTATTTCTAAATGGACAGGAATCCCGATTAGTAAATTGGTGGAATCCGAGAAAGAAAAACTGCTGCATTTAGAAGATGAATTACATCATCGAGTAGTGGGACAAGCGGAAGCCGTGACAGCAGTCGCCGATGCAATTCAGCGATCGCGTGCTGGACTTGCTGACCCCAATCGCCCCATCGCCAGCTTTGTTTTCCTCGGCCCTACAGGTGTGGGTAAAACTGAATTAGCCAAAGCCTTAGCAGCGTATATGTTCGACACTGAAGACGCACTGGTGCGAATTGATATGTCGGAGTACATGGAAAAACACGCCGTGTCGCGGTTAATTGGTGCGCCTCCGGGATATGTAGGTTATGAAGAAGGCGGACAACTCACCGAAGCAATTCGCCGTCGTCCTTACGCCGTGATTTTGTTTGACGAAATTGAAAAAGCCCACCCCGATGTATTTAATATTTTCCTGCAAATTTTAGATGATGGGCGCGTCACCGATGCTCAAGGTCATACTGTGGACTTCAAAAACACAATTATTATTATGACCAGCAACATCGGTTCGCAGTTCATTCTCGATATTGCTGGGGATAATTCTCGCTACGACGAAATGCGTCATCGAGTCATGGAAGCAATGCGGAATAGTTTCCGGCCAGAGTTCCTCAACCGGATTGATGAGTTGATTATCTTCCACAGTTTAGATAAGAAAGAACTGCGGCATATTGTCCAATTGCAAGTGGGAAGATTAAGAGACAGGTTGAGCGATCGCAAAATATCTCTCAAACTCTCCGATCATGCGCTGGATTTCTTGGCGGAAGTCGGTTACGACCCTGTATTTGGCGCACGTCCACTCAAACGGGCGATTCAGCGCGAGTTAGAAACCCAAATTGCCAAAGCCTTACTCCGCAGCGAATTCCACGACGGCGACACCATCTTTGTCGATGTGCAGAATGAACGCTTGGCGTTTAGTCGCTTACCTGTGGAAGTATTTAGCAGCTAA
- a CDS encoding HNH endonuclease: MSENRVTAQQKKLVVQRANGCCEYCKSQERFALQAFSAEHIIPKSQGGETNIDNLALSCQGCNNHKYNKIAGYDPVTGETVPLYHPRQQLWNENLAWNNDFTLVIGLTATGRATIETLQLNREGVVNLRRVLYAMGEHPPEC; this comes from the coding sequence ATGTCTGAAAATAGAGTGACTGCACAGCAGAAAAAGTTGGTGGTTCAGCGAGCTAATGGATGTTGCGAATATTGTAAAAGCCAAGAACGCTTTGCTCTTCAAGCTTTTTCTGCCGAGCATATTATTCCCAAAAGTCAAGGCGGAGAAACAAATATAGATAATTTGGCTCTTTCTTGTCAGGGTTGCAACAATCACAAATATAATAAAATCGCAGGTTATGACCCGGTAACAGGCGAAACTGTGCCTCTATATCACCCACGTCAACAATTATGGAATGAGAATCTTGCGTGGAATAATGACTTTACACTAGTTATTGGTTTGACTGCAACAGGCAGAGCTACGATAGAAACCCTACAGTTGAATCGAGAAGGAGTTGTGAATTTACGTCGAGTATTATACGCAATGGGTGAACATCCTCCAGAATGTTAA